The nucleotide sequence GGATGATGATCGTCGGCAGGAAGATGATCGCGACGAACAGCCACAGAGCGAGCGTCAGGAGGATCGCCTCCCGCCACCGCGCATCGGAACTCGCGGACCGCATGATCGAGACAACCCTCCCCCTGAGCGGAGGCGTAGCTAGCCGCAATGTCCCTGGCCTGTCACTCATCATCAGCATCGGGCCGCACCATCCGCTCCCGTTCACGCCTTCGCCCAGCATGGCGTGACGAAAATGCGCGCCGCTGCGACCAACGCGTCGTTTTCCGAGCCAGCCCGGGTCCGCACGGGCTTACGAACGCCATGATGAACGACCTGTTCAGAGGGGGTTTAACCTCGCGGGTCCATCTGCGGGGCTGGTGCGGCGAGCCGATGGAATCGGCCAGGAACGGCCCTTTTCTCCCGCTCGTTTTTGTAGCGAACCAAAGGAGACAGTCATATGCGTAGGCTCCTCATGCTCGCCGGCGCAGCCGCGATGGCCTTTTCGATGCCCGCCGCCGCCAAGGATCAACCGCGAGGCAACGGCAAGTCCGCCCAGAATAAGGAGCGCGGGCAGTCGCGCGCTCGCGCGGACGGGCGTGCCGAGCGCCGGCAGAAGCAGGCCCAGGCGCGAAGCCGGGCGCGGGCCGAGGCTCGAGCCGATCGCCGGCAGGCCCGCGCACAGAACGAGCGGCGAGCCGATCGCCGGCAGGCCCGGGCGCAGAATGAGCGTCGGGCGGAACGCCGGCAGGCGCAGGCGGGCGGTCGCGCCCGGGCGGACGCGCAGCGCGAATGGCGCGAGGTCGCGCAGCGCCGCCAGCAGCGCCGCGCCACGGCCGCTCGCCAGGAGCGGGCGCAGGAGCAACGTCAGGCCCAGCGGGCGCGGACGTCCGAACGGCGCGAGCGCGCGGAGCGTCTCGTGACCCGCGATAGGGTCGAGGACCGCCGCGATCGGCGGCAGCGCGCCGAGGCGCGTGAGCGCCGCCAGGACATTCGTAAGCGCCAGCAGCGTCTGGCCTCCCGCGAGCGGCTGGAGGACCGTCGCGAGGCCGCTGCGCGGCGCGACCTCCGCTCTGATCGCCGGGAACGCCAGCAGCGTATCGCCGCGCGCGAGCGTCGCCAGGACATGAGACAGCGCATCGCTGCGCGCGAGCGCCGGGCGGATCGTCGCGAACGGCTTCAGGACCGCCGCCGTTGGCAGCGGGAACTGGCGCGCGATCGCCGCGACGATCGCCGCGCCTTCCAGCGGCGCCTGGCCGCCCGCGAACGCTGGCTCGACCGGGAGCGCTATTATGCCGCGCAGGCGCGCCGCTATCGCAGGGCCAGCTACGATTGGGACGACTACGACTATCGCTACCTCTATCGGAACGTCGAACCGGCCTATTTCTACTCGGCCAGCAACTTCCTGCCGGTCGGGCGCTCGGCTCCGCCGGCCTGGGCGCCCGCCTGGGGCCGCCGCTACAACGTGCCCTATCGCTATCAGGACATCTACTACGACACGCCGTCCGACTATTATCGCTATGACGACGGCTACATCTATCGCGTGGATAGCGGGTCCAACCTGATCGCGGATGTGATCCCGCTGCTGGGCGGAGGCTTTGCCGTCGGACAGCTGATGCCGGTCGGCTATGACGCCTACAACGTCCCCTATCCGTACCGGGATTATTATTACGACACGGACGATGCCTATTATCGCTACGGCGACGGCGGCATCTTCCAGGTCGATCCCTCGACCGGGATGATCGAGGCGATCGTGGCGCTGCTGGCGGGCGATCTCAACATCGGCCAGCCACTGCCGACCGGCTACGACGCCTACAATCTGCCGCTCCAGTATCGCGATCAATATGTCGACAATGACGACTATATCTATCGCTACGCTGACGGGAACATCTACCAGGCGGATGCCCAGACGGGGCTGATCGAGAACGTCATGTCCGCCTTGATCTGACGACGCGCGAGGACGGGTCGAAGGGGGCTGCTCCGAACGGGGCGGCCCCTTTTTCGTAACGCAACCGGCACGGCTGCTCATGCGTAGTGCCGGTGAGAAAGGGAGTGAGGGTCATGCGTGTCAGCTTTCTGGCGATGGCGGCCGCGGCGGCTGTCGTGGCGGGATGCAGCGGCGAGGAGCGCGCCGAGCAGAACGCGGCGGTGGCCACACCGGGAAATGCCAGCGAAACCGTCCGCCAGCCCGCGGGCCAGGGCACCATCGCCCAGTTGCTCGGCGGATCGGCTGATCATTCGAGATTGGCCGGCGCCTTGCGGGCGGCGGGGCTGGAGGCGACGCTGGCCGGCCCGGGCCCCTACACCATCTTCGCGCCCACCGACGCCGCGTTCGAGAAGCTTCCGGGCGCGACCGCCGATAGCCTGATGCAGGCCGAGCAGAAAGCGCGGCTCACCTCGATCCTCACCTATCATATCGTCCCCGGCGTCGTGATGGCGGCGGACCTCGCCAAGGCTGTCGAGGCGGGTGGCGGCAAGGCGGTGTTGGCGACGCTGGGCGGCGGCAACGTGACCGTAACCGCCGTGGACGGCACCCTCGTCATCACCGATGCCAAAGGCGGGCAGGCCCGCGTGATCCGGCCGGACGGGACGCCATCGAACGGCGTCGTCCATGGCATCGACGCGGTGCTGATGCCGAGCTGAACCCGGGCTCAGGCGGGCTCCGGAACGCTCCGCCGGCCGACCTCGCGGCCGATGATCCCGGCCGCGAGCAACACGGCGGCGGCGATGAAGAAGGAGGTGCCGGCGTGGGGCAAAGCCGGCGCGGCGCCGACCGACATCGAATAGACGAAGCCGAAGAAGAGGGGCGAGGCGATGCCGGCAATGCTCGCCACGCTCATATTGGCGCCCTGCAGCTGGCCCTGCTCCGATTCCGATACTCGCCGCGTCATGAGCGACTGCAAGGTCGGCATGGCGAAGCCCCACAGCGCGTTGGGGACGATCGCCAGCGCGAAGGCCA is from Sphingosinicella humi and encodes:
- a CDS encoding fasciclin domain-containing protein; this translates as MRVSFLAMAAAAAVVAGCSGEERAEQNAAVATPGNASETVRQPAGQGTIAQLLGGSADHSRLAGALRAAGLEATLAGPGPYTIFAPTDAAFEKLPGATADSLMQAEQKARLTSILTYHIVPGVVMAADLAKAVEAGGGKAVLATLGGGNVTVTAVDGTLVITDAKGGQARVIRPDGTPSNGVVHGIDAVLMPS